In Neptuniibacter halophilus, the genomic stretch AATAAACCTCGGAGCGGTCATGCTCAGCGATCTGCCCCAGAGGCATCTCTTCAATAAAACTGACATCAACGCCTTTATTACGGGCGAACTCGACCAGATCGAGCACCTCATCGTCATTCCGGCCTTTCATGACTACCGCATTCAGCTTCACCCGATCGAAGCCCTGAGCTACCGCCGCATCGATGCCAGCCAGCACTTTAGGTAACTTTCCGGTACGGGTCATGTTACGGAAGCGTTCTTCCTGCAAACTGTCGATACTGATGTTCAGGCGATTCACACCGGCCTGCTTCAGCGCAGGGGCCATATCCGTCAGTTGCGAGCCATTCGTAGTGATGGCGAGCTCCGCATCCAGACGCCCGATACCCTGAATCAGCTTGATCACCTCACGACGCACCAGCGGCTCGCCACCGGTCAGACGGATCTTCTTCACCCCCAGAGAGACAAACGCAGCCGCAACCTGCTCGATCTCCTCAAGCGTCAGTACCTGAGCATGGGGCAGAAAGGTCATATCTTCCCCCATGCAGTAGACACAGCGGAAATCGCAACGGTCAGTCACCGACAGGCGTATATAGTCAACGGTACGACCGAAACGGTCGACAAGTTTAGTGGGAGTATTTGTGCGATCAGACATCAATTTCCACGACTGACTGGTAATCATATTAATAGGACAAGTGAACTGTAAAATAGCATAAATCTCGCCCGGCAACAGTTATACTCTGAGCCGACAACAGTCTACTTAGGAAGTCCAATGTATCTGGCTATCAAGCATATCCACCTCACCAGTATCGCCCTCAGCCTCTGCCTGTTTCTGCTGCGGGGCTACTGGTCACTTTTCCTGCCGCAATTACTGAAAATGCGCTGGGTAAAGATACTACCGCATATTATCGATACCGTATTGCTGATCAGCGCCATCACGCTGGCCATCCTGCTACAGCAGTATCCTTTTGTTGATCACTGGCTTACCGCCAAAGTGATCGGCCTGTTACTCTACATAGGGCTGGGCACGGTTGCGATCAAACGAGGAAAAAGCCGCGGAACCAAAGCACTGGCCTTTCTGGGCGCACTGCTCTGCTTCGCCTATATTGCCAGTGTCGCAGTCAGCCACAATCCGCTGCCCTGGAGCTGAACCGGCTAATCTTTGTGTTTGTACATTATCCGCATCAGCCATTGCAGCTCGTGGCGCCAGGGGCGCTGACGGATACCAAACACACTGAGAAGCTTACGACAGGTCAGGACCGAGGTGTTCGGACGTAACGCCTCGGTCAGATAATCCTTGCCGGAGATTGGCACCAGTTTCTCCACCTCAAAGCTTTCATAACTCCCCGCGGCAATCAGAATCTCTTTACAGAAGTCGTAACGATTAATGATCTCAGCGCCGCAGTAATGGTAAGTACCCCAGGCGTCAGCACCGTTGTGAATCTGCTTCAGCATCGCCAGAATCACCCGGGCGACATCTGAGGCTGCAGTTGGGCAACCTCTGCGGTCACTCACCGCTTCCATTACTTTCTGCTTACGGGCAGTTTCCAGCGTACGCAGGACAAAATTATCTCCCTGCTCGCTAAACAGCCAACTGACCCGGAGAATGATATGTCTGGGCAATAACTGTCGCAGGCGCTCTTCACCCTGCCACTTACTATCACCATAGACACCGAGGGGAGCTACTTCATCTTCCTCAGTGTAACCACTGGCATAGTGACCATCGAACACATAATCCGTGGAGAGGTGAAACATGGGGATGGAAAAATCGCCACAAACACGCGCCAGCTTTTCCACAGCATCCGTGTTCACGCCGTAACACAGTGCCTGATTCTGCTCCGCCAGATCAACGTAATCATAAGTCGCGCAGTTAACCACATAATCCGGCAGATGCGCTGCCAGAGCCTGCTGAATCTGATCCTCGTTGGTGATATCCAACTGGGCTTTACCCAAGGCGACAATCTCGAAGAAACCATCTTTAGCGGCCATACGGCTGAGCGCCGTTCCCACCTGGCCATGGGCTCCAGTAATTAATAATTTAACTGGCTTTAAAAGCAGATCCAGGTCCATAACCTCACATATTCCGTGTACAGACGATAACAACGAAGAAAATCAATGCATCGGAGCAGACACCCACTGCGCCGACGGAAAAGGGCTCACGGCAAAAATATACCTTAAAGCGCCCGGCAGTTATATACCTGAGCCAGACACGCCACAACCTTTAAAGTGCACCGTTAAGACATAAAAAAACCCCCTGAGGAGGGGGCTTTCACAGAAACCGTTCAAATCAGAACGGGATATCATCATCGAAATCGTCAAAGCCCGGTGCAGGCTGTGGTGCAGGCGCCTGCTGGGGAGCGGGACGCTGTTGCGGCGCCTGCTGCGGTGCATACTGCTGCTGAGGTGCCTGTTGCGGGGCTGCCTGCTGCTGTGGAGCCTGCTGCGAGTACCCCCCCTGCTGCTGCGGCTGATAACCACCACCATCGCCACCGCGGCTGTCGAGCAGCTGCATTTCACTGGCTACGATCTCGGTTGTGTAGCGATCCTGTCCGCTCTGATCCTGCCACTTACGGGTGCGCAATGAACCTTCGACGTAGACTTTACCGCCTTTACGCATGTATTCACCGGCGATCTCCGCCAGACGATTAAAAAAGACAACCCGGTGCCACTCAGTACGCTCTTGCTGCTGACCGGTCTGCTTATCTTTCCAGGATTCAGAGGTTGCGATGGTAACGTTGGTTACCGCATTGCCATTAGGCATATACCGAACTTCAGGGTCACCACCCAGATTGCCCACAAGAATTACTTTGTTAACACCACGTGCCATTTTTATCTCCAGAATGCTTCTTCACAACCGATCGAACAGGCTGCGTATATAACGCTCAAGCTTAACATGCGACAGCCTTAACTCCCATAGCCAGCCACTCAGTTTTAGTGCCTGAAGCAAAACCCGGTTTAGTCCTACAGGGGACGTAAAAATTCTTTATAATGATGTGTTTTGTTTCTCCGCTCAGGAACCAATATGGATAAGATTCTGGTACGGGGTGCCCGCACCCACAACCTCAAAGACGTGGATCTGGAGATCCCCCGTGACAAGCTCATCGTGATCACGGGTCTGTCCGGTTCCGGCAAGTCCTCTCTGGCATTCGACACACTCTATGCTGAAGGACAACGGCGTTATGTCGAGTCGCTCTCCACATATGCCCGTCAGTTCCTGTCGATGATGGAAAAACCTGATGTGGACCACATTGAAGGTCTTTCACCGGCCATCTCCATTGAACAGAAATCGACTTCGCACAACCCACGTTCCACCGTGGGTACCATCACCGAGATCTATGATTACCTGCGCCTGTTGTTTGCCCGTGCGGGTGAGCCTCGCTGCCCGGATCATGACCTCCCCCTGGCTGCACAAACCATCAGCCAGATGGTAGATCAGGTGCTCGCCCTGGAAGAAGGCAGCAAGATGATGCTTCTGGCTCCTGTGATTCAGGGGCGTAAAGGTGAGCACTTACATACGATCAGTAACTTACGGGCCGAGGGTTTCATCCGTGCCCGGATTGATGGCATTGTGGTGGATCTGGATGCTGCCCCGGAGCTGGATAAAAACAAGAAACATACCATTGAGGTCGTCGTCGACCGCTTCAAAGTGCGCAGCGACCTGCAGACACGATTGGCAGAGTCCTTCGAAACCGCACTCAACCTGACCGACGGCATCGCCAAAGTGGCATACATGGATGGCGAGGCTGACGAGCTGATTTTCTCTGCCCGCTTTGCCTGCCCGGAGTGCGGACACAGCATTCAGGAACTTGAGCCGCGCCTGTTCTCATTTAACAATCCACATGGCGCCTGCCCAAGCTGCGACGGGCTGGGGGTAAAGCAGTACTTTGATCCGGTTAAAGTCGTGCACGACAATAGCCTGACTCTCTCCGAAGGTGCGATCCGCGGATGGGACCGACGCAGTCTCTACTACTTCCAGCAACTGAAAGCCGTCGCCGAGCAGTATGGCTTTGATATGGACACACCGTTCAAGGCCCTGAGCCAGAAGCACCAGAGCCTGATACTGCAGGGCAGCGGCAGTGAAACCGTGACCTTCCGCTACCTCAATGATCGGGGCGATATTATCAATAAAGCTCACCCT encodes the following:
- the ssb gene encoding single-stranded DNA-binding protein — encoded protein: MARGVNKVILVGNLGGDPEVRYMPNGNAVTNVTIATSESWKDKQTGQQQERTEWHRVVFFNRLAEIAGEYMRKGGKVYVEGSLRTRKWQDQSGQDRYTTEIVASEMQLLDSRGGDGGGYQPQQQGGYSQQAPQQQAAPQQAPQQQYAPQQAPQQRPAPQQAPAPQPAPGFDDFDDDIPF
- the rfbD gene encoding dTDP-4-dehydrorhamnose reductase; this encodes MGTALSRMAAKDGFFEIVALGKAQLDITNEDQIQQALAAHLPDYVVNCATYDYVDLAEQNQALCYGVNTDAVEKLARVCGDFSIPMFHLSTDYVFDGHYASGYTEEDEVAPLGVYGDSKWQGEERLRQLLPRHIILRVSWLFSEQGDNFVLRTLETARKQKVMEAVSDRRGCPTAASDVARVILAMLKQIHNGADAWGTYHYCGAEIINRYDFCKEILIAAGSYESFEVEKLVPISGKDYLTEALRPNTSVLTCRKLLSVFGIRQRPWRHELQWLMRIMYKHKD
- a CDS encoding SirB2 family protein, yielding MYLAIKHIHLTSIALSLCLFLLRGYWSLFLPQLLKMRWVKILPHIIDTVLLISAITLAILLQQYPFVDHWLTAKVIGLLLYIGLGTVAIKRGKSRGTKALAFLGALLCFAYIASVAVSHNPLPWS
- the moaA gene encoding GTP 3',8-cyclase MoaA, which translates into the protein MSDRTNTPTKLVDRFGRTVDYIRLSVTDRCDFRCVYCMGEDMTFLPHAQVLTLEEIEQVAAAFVSLGVKKIRLTGGEPLVRREVIKLIQGIGRLDAELAITTNGSQLTDMAPALKQAGVNRLNISIDSLQEERFRNMTRTGKLPKVLAGIDAAVAQGFDRVKLNAVVMKGRNDDEVLDLVEFARNKGVDVSFIEEMPLGQIAEHDRSEVYCSSDEVRAIIEPRYPLQASTERTAGPSRYYRMADSDSRVGFISPHSHNFCSECNRVRVTVEGRLLLCLGNEHSVDLRETLRRYPGDQERLRQVIIQAMDLKPEKHEFDLDDEPQILRFMNMTGG